One segment of Pseudodesulfovibrio sp. 5S69 DNA contains the following:
- a CDS encoding succinate dehydrogenase/fumarate reductase cytochrome b subunit: protein MKTFTTSVPGVSLTDAALDWLQMLTGASLILFMWCHMLLVSSVVISPGVMNAIAGFFEATYMAQVGGPLIFLTFLVHFALAARKIPFRAEGQGTILAHARMMKHRDTWLWVVQAVTAMIILILGAIHMWVVLNDLPITAAKSAARMQHFWWFLFYMILLPSVELHVSVGFYRIAVKWGFVKSDQRKGFKRFETTLFSIFMVIGVVTLIRFITLS from the coding sequence ATGAAAACCTTTACGACATCCGTTCCAGGCGTGTCCCTCACCGATGCCGCCCTCGACTGGCTGCAGATGCTGACGGGCGCCAGCCTGATCCTTTTCATGTGGTGTCACATGCTGCTCGTGTCTTCGGTGGTCATTTCCCCGGGCGTCATGAACGCCATCGCCGGCTTCTTCGAGGCCACGTACATGGCCCAGGTCGGCGGCCCGCTGATCTTCCTGACCTTCCTGGTCCACTTCGCCCTGGCCGCGCGCAAGATCCCCTTCCGCGCCGAGGGGCAGGGCACCATCCTGGCCCACGCCAGGATGATGAAGCACCGCGACACGTGGCTGTGGGTCGTCCAGGCCGTGACCGCCATGATCATCCTGATCCTCGGCGCCATCCACATGTGGGTCGTGCTCAACGACCTGCCCATCACCGCCGCCAAGTCCGCCGCGCGCATGCAGCACTTCTGGTGGTTCCTCTTCTACATGATCCTCCTTCCCAGCGTGGAGCTTCACGTCAGCGTCGGCTTCTACCGCATCGCCGTGAAATGGGGTTTCGTGAAATCCGACCAGCGGAAGGGCTTCAAGCGCTTCGAAACGACCCTGTTCTCGATCTTCATGGTCATCGGCGTCGTCACCCTGATCCGCTTCATAACGCTGAGCTAA
- a CDS encoding fumarate reductase iron-sulfur subunit yields the protein MGRQLKFEIFRYNPERKGDVPHMQEFILDETPNMTLFIALNRLREEQDPSLVFDFCCRAGICGACAMVINGRPGLACQTKTKDQPGHIILHPLPVFKLVGDLSVDTGVWFREMYAKTESWVHTNKVFDPVKEEERMDNSVAEQIYELERCIECGCCISACGTARLRDDFMGAAALNRIARFVVDPRDERTDREYFEVIGNDNGIFGCMGLLACEDVCPKGLPLQNQLGFLRRKMGITAMKQIFRKK from the coding sequence ATGGGTAGACAACTGAAATTCGAGATATTCCGGTATAATCCCGAGAGGAAGGGCGACGTCCCGCACATGCAGGAGTTCATCCTGGACGAGACGCCGAACATGACCCTGTTCATCGCCCTGAACCGGCTGCGCGAGGAGCAGGACCCGAGCCTGGTCTTCGACTTCTGCTGCCGGGCGGGGATCTGCGGCGCATGCGCCATGGTCATCAACGGCCGCCCCGGTCTGGCCTGCCAGACCAAGACCAAGGATCAGCCCGGACACATCATCCTGCACCCCCTGCCGGTCTTCAAGCTCGTCGGCGACCTGTCCGTGGATACGGGCGTCTGGTTCCGCGAGATGTACGCCAAGACCGAGTCTTGGGTGCACACCAACAAGGTCTTCGACCCGGTCAAGGAAGAGGAGCGCATGGACAACTCGGTGGCCGAGCAGATCTACGAACTCGAACGCTGCATCGAGTGCGGCTGCTGCATCTCCGCGTGCGGCACCGCCCGCCTGCGCGACGACTTCATGGGGGCCGCGGCCCTGAACCGCATCGCCCGCTTCGTGGTGGACCCCCGCGACGAACGTACTGACCGCGAGTACTTCGAGGTCATTGGCAACGACAACGGCATCTTCGGCTGCATGGGCCTGTTGGCCTGCGAAGACGTCTGTCCCAAGGGGCTGCCCCTGCAGAACCAGCTCGGCTTCCTGCGCCGCAAGATGGGCATCACCGCAATGAAGCAGATCTTCAGGAAGAAATAG
- a CDS encoding fumarate reductase flavoprotein subunit, with protein sequence MQTFYSDLLVIGAGLSGERVACEAAQNGFKATCLSIVPARRSHSSAAQGGMQAALGNCAKGEGDNSDVHFIDTVKGSDWGCDQEVARLFADAAPIEMRRLAAWGVPWNRVVPGQSFYFKGGEKFEKYEKEENEGLITARSFGGTAKWRTCYTSDGTGHAVMCTMDNRCAQLGIDVFDKKEAISLIHDGDKCMGAVVRDLRNGQLEVHLAKATAICTGGFGRIYKATTNAVICDGAGHILAHETGLVPIGNPESIQFHPTGIVPTDILVTEGCRGDGGTLLDVNEERFMHIYEPEKAELASRDVVSRRMTEHMRAGKGVKSPYGEHLWLDIRHLGDKHISTKLREVDEICHHFLGIDPRTQLIPVRPTQHYTMAGIRTNKDGAVYGLKGLYSAGEAACWDMHGFNRLGGNSLAETVVAGGIIGAKIVEFLKGYETTFDTKSINAEVKRQEERIHDVTHGRNGKLNVYEVRNEMQEALMKGCFVFRNKEGLEECVETLHGTMEKARKVGLVSDGVGANHELAAAMKLEGQVRLAMCIAQAALMRTESRGSHNREDFPERNDAEWLNRTLAYWPEGADMPDLQYEDTTPLFELPPGDRGYGGGKIIPADEKYVTERTVKSPVTEIGKKK encoded by the coding sequence ATGCAGACATTCTATTCCGACCTGCTCGTCATCGGCGCCGGACTGTCCGGCGAACGCGTGGCCTGCGAGGCCGCCCAGAACGGCTTCAAGGCCACCTGCCTGTCCATCGTGCCCGCGCGGCGCTCCCACTCCTCGGCCGCCCAGGGCGGCATGCAGGCCGCGCTCGGCAACTGCGCCAAAGGCGAGGGCGACAACTCGGACGTCCACTTCATCGACACCGTCAAGGGCTCGGACTGGGGCTGCGACCAGGAGGTCGCGCGCCTCTTCGCCGACGCCGCGCCCATCGAGATGCGCCGCCTGGCGGCCTGGGGCGTGCCCTGGAACCGCGTGGTCCCCGGCCAGTCCTTCTACTTCAAGGGCGGCGAGAAATTCGAAAAATACGAGAAGGAAGAGAACGAGGGGCTGATCACGGCCCGTTCCTTCGGCGGCACCGCCAAGTGGCGGACCTGCTACACCTCGGACGGCACCGGGCATGCGGTCATGTGCACCATGGACAACCGCTGCGCCCAGCTCGGCATCGACGTGTTCGACAAGAAGGAAGCGATTTCCCTTATCCATGACGGCGACAAGTGCATGGGCGCGGTGGTCCGCGACCTGCGCAACGGCCAGCTCGAAGTCCACCTGGCCAAGGCCACCGCCATCTGCACCGGCGGCTTCGGACGCATCTACAAGGCCACCACCAACGCGGTCATCTGCGACGGCGCGGGACACATCCTGGCCCACGAGACCGGGCTGGTGCCCATCGGCAACCCCGAATCCATCCAGTTCCACCCCACCGGCATCGTGCCCACCGACATCCTGGTCACCGAGGGCTGCCGCGGCGACGGCGGAACGCTGCTCGACGTCAACGAAGAACGGTTCATGCACATCTACGAGCCGGAAAAGGCCGAGCTGGCCTCCCGCGACGTGGTCTCCCGCCGGATGACCGAACACATGCGCGCGGGCAAGGGCGTGAAGTCCCCCTACGGCGAACACCTCTGGCTGGACATCCGCCACCTCGGCGACAAACACATCTCCACCAAGCTGCGCGAAGTGGACGAGATCTGCCACCACTTCCTGGGCATCGACCCGCGCACCCAGTTGATCCCGGTCCGCCCCACCCAGCACTACACCATGGCCGGCATCCGGACCAACAAGGACGGCGCGGTCTACGGCCTCAAGGGGCTGTACTCCGCCGGCGAGGCGGCCTGCTGGGACATGCACGGCTTCAACCGCCTGGGCGGCAACTCCCTGGCCGAGACCGTGGTCGCGGGCGGCATCATCGGCGCCAAGATCGTCGAGTTCCTGAAGGGCTACGAGACGACCTTCGACACCAAGTCCATCAACGCCGAGGTCAAGCGCCAGGAAGAGCGCATCCACGACGTCACCCACGGCCGCAACGGCAAGCTGAACGTCTACGAGGTGCGCAACGAGATGCAGGAAGCGCTCATGAAGGGCTGCTTCGTCTTCCGCAACAAGGAAGGCCTCGAAGAGTGCGTCGAGACCCTGCACGGGACCATGGAAAAGGCCCGCAAGGTCGGCCTGGTCTCCGACGGCGTGGGCGCCAACCACGAGCTGGCCGCGGCCATGAAGCTGGAGGGCCAGGTCAGGCTGGCCATGTGCATCGCCCAGGCCGCGCTGATGCGCACCGAATCGCGCGGCTCCCACAACCGCGAGGACTTCCCCGAGCGCAACGACGCCGAGTGGCTCAACCGCACCCTGGCCTACTGGCCCGAGGGCGCGGACATGCCTGATCTCCAGTACGAGGACACCACCCCGCTGTTCGAACTGCCTCCGGGCGACCGCGGCTACGGCGGCGGCAAGATCATCCCGGCGGACGAGAAGTACGTGACCGAGCGCACCGTAAAGAGCCCCGTCACCGAAATCGGGAAGAAGAAGTAA
- a CDS encoding fumarate hydratase yields MRTIQTSDIIDAVAKMCVSSNTELPADVRAKLEKAMAEETSPSAKEVLRQLLENADLAFDTKLPLCQDCGLAVYFVEVGDEVRIEGGNLRDAINEGTRKGYADGYLRKSACDPLSRANTGDGTPAVIHFDFVPGDKLKISYMAKGGGAENMSRVTMLAPAQGWEGIKKFVINRVAEAGPNPCPPTVIGVGIGGTFEHAAKIAKRGLLRKLDDVHPDPDIAAKEKELEDAINALGIGPMGLGGKTTVLGVKITMEPCHLASLPLAVNVQCHSQRHEEVIL; encoded by the coding sequence ATGCGTACCATCCAGACCAGCGACATCATCGACGCCGTCGCCAAGATGTGCGTCAGCTCCAACACCGAGCTGCCCGCCGACGTGCGCGCCAAGCTCGAAAAGGCCATGGCAGAGGAAACCAGCCCTTCCGCCAAGGAAGTGCTCCGCCAGCTCCTGGAAAACGCGGACCTGGCCTTCGACACCAAACTGCCCCTTTGCCAGGACTGCGGACTGGCCGTCTACTTCGTGGAAGTGGGGGACGAGGTCCGCATCGAGGGCGGCAACCTGCGCGACGCCATCAACGAAGGCACCCGCAAGGGCTATGCCGACGGTTACCTGCGCAAATCCGCCTGCGACCCGCTCTCCCGGGCCAACACCGGCGACGGCACCCCGGCCGTGATCCACTTCGACTTCGTGCCCGGCGACAAGCTCAAGATCTCCTACATGGCCAAGGGCGGCGGAGCCGAGAACATGTCCCGCGTGACCATGCTCGCCCCGGCCCAGGGCTGGGAGGGAATCAAGAAGTTCGTCATCAACCGCGTGGCCGAGGCGGGCCCGAACCCCTGCCCGCCCACGGTCATCGGCGTGGGCATCGGCGGGACCTTCGAGCACGCGGCCAAGATCGCCAAGCGCGGCCTGCTGCGCAAGCTCGACGACGTCCACCCCGATCCGGACATCGCGGCCAAGGAAAAGGAGCTTGAGGACGCCATCAACGCGCTGGGCATCGGCCCCATGGGGCTGGGCGGCAAGACCACCGTGCTCGGCGTCAAGATCACCATGGAACCGTGCCACCTGGCGAGCCTGCCTCTGGCAGTCAACGTGCAGTGCCACTCCCAGCGGCACGAGGAGGTCATACTCTAA
- a CDS encoding sigma-54-dependent transcriptional regulator has product MKKVILVDDEQSVRDSARQWLELSDFEVADYADARVALRDITPEYAGIVLTDVKMPGLDGLAFQKEIMAIDEHIPVVLFTGHGDIAMAVEAIRGGAYDFVEKPFDPEQIVETIKRALEKRRLVVENRQLKMALSECEGIDSRLVGTSQPMRDLKKEITHIAPTRANVLIFGETGTGKEVIARAIHNLSLLNKGPYMALNCATIPVDMAESELFGHVSGAFTGAAGKRIGKLEAANGGTLFLDELNSMPLDVQGKLLRALEMREITPLGANSPRPVNFRLISAMNENPRTAIDEGRLREDLYFRINTVELNVPPLRERLDDIPLLFSFFLERTADTYGVVAAPLGPDGLPLMMSHDWPGNVRELKSLAERYILSPLPPKERIAKIMSAKTGDTASQAVGLRDQVALFERHLIQESLNRNGGVIKDVIDDLGIPRRTLNEKMTKYGLKRSE; this is encoded by the coding sequence ATGAAGAAAGTCATATTGGTAGACGACGAACAGTCGGTCCGGGACTCCGCCCGGCAGTGGCTGGAACTGTCGGACTTCGAGGTCGCCGACTACGCGGACGCGCGCGTCGCGCTGCGCGACATCACCCCGGAATACGCGGGCATCGTGCTGACCGACGTGAAGATGCCCGGCCTGGACGGGCTGGCCTTCCAGAAGGAGATCATGGCCATCGACGAGCACATCCCGGTGGTCCTGTTCACCGGCCACGGCGACATCGCCATGGCCGTGGAGGCCATCCGGGGCGGGGCCTACGATTTCGTGGAAAAGCCCTTCGACCCCGAGCAGATCGTGGAGACCATCAAGCGCGCCCTGGAAAAACGCCGCCTGGTGGTCGAAAACCGCCAGCTCAAGATGGCTCTGTCCGAGTGCGAGGGCATCGACTCCCGGCTGGTCGGCACCAGCCAGCCCATGCGCGATCTCAAGAAGGAGATCACCCACATCGCCCCCACCAGGGCCAACGTGCTCATCTTCGGCGAGACCGGCACGGGCAAGGAGGTCATCGCCCGGGCCATCCACAACCTCTCCCTGCTGAACAAGGGTCCCTATATGGCGCTGAACTGCGCGACCATCCCGGTGGACATGGCCGAGAGCGAGCTGTTCGGCCACGTCAGCGGGGCCTTCACCGGGGCGGCGGGCAAGCGCATCGGCAAGCTGGAGGCGGCCAACGGCGGAACCCTGTTCCTGGACGAGCTCAACTCCATGCCCCTGGACGTCCAGGGCAAGCTGCTGCGGGCGCTGGAGATGCGCGAGATCACCCCGCTGGGGGCCAACTCGCCCCGGCCGGTGAACTTTCGGCTGATTTCCGCCATGAACGAGAACCCGCGCACGGCCATCGACGAGGGGCGGCTGCGCGAGGACCTCTATTTCCGCATCAACACCGTGGAACTGAACGTCCCGCCCCTGCGCGAACGCTTGGACGACATCCCCCTGCTCTTCTCCTTCTTCCTGGAGCGCACCGCCGACACCTACGGCGTGGTCGCCGCCCCGCTCGGTCCCGACGGGCTGCCCCTGATGATGAGCCACGACTGGCCCGGCAACGTCCGGGAGCTCAAGAGCCTGGCCGAGCGTTACATCCTCTCGCCCCTGCCGCCCAAGGAGCGCATCGCCAAGATCATGTCCGCCAAGACCGGGGACACCGCGTCCCAGGCCGTCGGCCTGAGGGACCAGGTCGCCCTGTTCGAACGCCACCTCATCCAGGAGTCCCTGAACCGCAACGGCGGCGTCATCAAGGACGTCATCGACGACCTCGGCATCCCCCGCCGCACCCTGAACGAAAAGATGACCAAATACGGACTGAAACGGTCTGAATAA
- a CDS encoding Fe-S-containing hydro-lyase encodes MAEYRLNTPLTDEDIAQLKAGDVVFLTGTIYSARDAAHKKLVDLLDAGKELPFDLKGAAIYYVGPSPAPPGRPIGAAGPTTSYRMDSYAPRLYSLGLKATIGKGKRDAATRQAMQDYTAVYFGATGGAGALLSNSIVESTVIAFDELGPEAIREMKVEDFPLLVINDSHGGELYAVPDRKAAGIE; translated from the coding sequence ATGGCTGAATACAGACTGAACACCCCGCTGACCGACGAGGACATCGCCCAGCTCAAGGCGGGCGACGTGGTCTTCCTGACCGGGACCATCTACTCCGCGCGTGACGCGGCCCACAAGAAACTCGTGGACCTGCTCGACGCGGGCAAGGAACTGCCGTTCGACCTCAAGGGCGCGGCCATCTACTACGTCGGCCCCTCCCCGGCGCCTCCGGGCCGTCCCATCGGCGCGGCCGGACCGACCACCAGCTACCGCATGGACTCCTATGCCCCGCGCCTCTACTCCCTGGGGCTCAAGGCGACCATCGGCAAGGGCAAGCGCGACGCCGCCACCCGCCAGGCCATGCAGGACTACACCGCCGTCTACTTCGGCGCCACCGGCGGCGCGGGCGCGCTGCTGTCCAACTCCATCGTGGAGTCCACGGTCATCGCCTTCGACGAACTCGGCCCCGAGGCCATCCGCGAGATGAAGGTCGAGGACTTCCCTTTGCTCGTCATCAACGATTCCCACGGCGGCGAACTGTACGCCGTGCCCGACCGCAAGGCCGCGGGCATCGAATAA
- a CDS encoding SLC13 family permease encodes MSDQADSNKGKRVGFFLGPIVFIAMLLIPAPEGMKLEAWRVAAVTALMAIWWITEAIPIPATSLLPIALFPLLGVMKSSASTSPYANHLIYLFMGGFFLAVTMERWNLHRRVALYTIKAIGTSPARMIMGFMVATGFLSMWVSNTATAMMMVPIGLAVIQQATGYDTDHLRECSVHVGPEFNFGRGLMLGIAYAASIGGVATIIGTPPNTVMAGMVEKMFGVQIGFGQWMLFGVPLAVITMAFAWVLLTKILFPTGGLELAGGAKIIDDEVKKLGPMSNPEKKIVIVGCFMAAFWLARGFLAKSAFVLSIMPHFKYIGDATIAIFGALVLFAIPVNFKKGEFLLDWKTAVKIPWDVILLFGGGLAIANGFAKTGLAAYIASQLGMLEGTSMLVFVGAVVLITIFLTEITSNTATATLLVPIMGSAAIAMGVHPFATIVGACVAASYAFMLPVATPPNAVIFGSGCVTIKQMAKAGVWLNIFGTILITAFVVYILPVLWGVDLTSVPSWAVIPK; translated from the coding sequence ATGTCTGATCAGGCTGATTCCAACAAGGGCAAACGAGTAGGGTTCTTCCTGGGGCCCATCGTCTTCATTGCCATGCTGCTCATTCCGGCTCCCGAAGGCATGAAGCTCGAAGCATGGCGCGTGGCGGCGGTCACCGCACTGATGGCCATCTGGTGGATCACTGAAGCGATCCCCATTCCGGCCACCTCGCTCCTGCCCATCGCCCTGTTCCCCCTGTTGGGCGTCATGAAATCCTCGGCGTCCACGTCTCCGTACGCCAACCACCTGATATACCTGTTTATGGGCGGTTTCTTTCTGGCCGTGACCATGGAGAGGTGGAACCTCCACCGCCGCGTGGCCCTGTACACCATCAAGGCCATCGGCACGAGTCCGGCGCGCATGATCATGGGCTTCATGGTCGCCACCGGCTTCCTGTCCATGTGGGTGTCCAACACCGCCACGGCCATGATGATGGTGCCCATCGGCCTGGCCGTCATCCAGCAGGCCACGGGCTATGACACCGACCACCTGCGCGAGTGCAGCGTCCATGTCGGCCCCGAGTTCAACTTCGGCCGCGGCCTGATGCTCGGCATCGCTTACGCCGCGTCCATCGGCGGCGTGGCCACCATCATCGGCACCCCGCCCAACACCGTCATGGCGGGCATGGTCGAGAAGATGTTCGGCGTGCAGATCGGCTTCGGCCAGTGGATGCTCTTCGGCGTCCCGCTCGCCGTCATCACCATGGCCTTCGCCTGGGTCCTGCTGACCAAGATCCTGTTCCCCACCGGCGGTCTGGAGCTGGCCGGCGGCGCCAAGATCATCGACGACGAGGTGAAGAAGCTCGGCCCCATGTCCAACCCGGAAAAGAAGATCGTCATCGTGGGCTGTTTCATGGCCGCCTTCTGGCTGGCGCGCGGCTTCCTGGCCAAATCCGCCTTCGTCCTGAGCATCATGCCCCACTTCAAGTACATCGGCGACGCTACCATCGCCATCTTCGGTGCCCTGGTTCTGTTCGCCATCCCCGTCAACTTCAAGAAGGGCGAGTTCCTCCTGGACTGGAAGACCGCGGTGAAGATTCCCTGGGACGTGATCCTGCTCTTCGGCGGCGGCCTGGCCATCGCCAACGGCTTCGCCAAGACCGGCCTGGCCGCCTACATCGCGAGCCAGCTGGGCATGCTCGAAGGCACCAGCATGTTGGTCTTCGTGGGCGCGGTCGTCCTGATCACCATCTTCCTGACGGAGATCACCTCCAACACCGCCACCGCCACCCTGCTCGTGCCCATCATGGGCTCGGCGGCCATCGCCATGGGCGTGCACCCGTTCGCCACCATCGTGGGTGCGTGCGTCGCGGCCTCCTACGCCTTCATGCTCCCGGTGGCCACGCCGCCCAACGCCGTCATCTTCGGCAGCGGATGCGTGACCATCAAGCAGATGGCCAAGGCAGGCGTCTGGCTGAACATATTCGGAACGATCCTGATCACGGCCTTCGTGGTCTACATCCTCCCGGTGCTGTGGGGCGTGGACCTCACCTCCGTGCCGAGCTGGGCGGTCATTCCCAAGTAA